One window of the Zea mays cultivar B73 chromosome 3, Zm-B73-REFERENCE-NAM-5.0, whole genome shotgun sequence genome contains the following:
- the LOC100283536 gene encoding Acyl transferase 9, whose amino-acid sequence MAGFKVTRISEGPVKPASATPEETLPLAWVDRYPTHRGLVESMHIFRSGAGEAPAVIRAALAKALAFFYPLAGRIVEGEQPGRPAIRCTADGVYFAEAEADCSLEDVRFLERPLLLPKEDLVPYPGDDRWPVEPHNTIMMMQITKFTCGGFVMGLRFNHASADGMGAAQFINAVGDMARGLAEPRVLPVWHREKFPDPSIKPGPLPELPVLALDYVVLDFPTAYIDGLKREYKAHSGRFCSGFDVLTAKLWQCRTRALALDPAAEVKLCFFASVRHLLKLDRGYYGNSIFPVKMSAPADKVLASSLVEVVDIIREAKDRMAVEFSRFAGEETDQDPFQMTFNYESIYVSDWSKLGFSEVDYGFGPPIFAGPLVNNDFIASVVFLKAPLPLDGTRMLASCVTKEHSEEFARGMKEDLP is encoded by the exons atgGCGGGGTTCAAGGTGACGCGGATCTCGGAGGGCCCCGTGAAGCCGGCGTCGGCGACGCCCGAGGAGACGCTGCCGCTGGCTTGGGTGGACCGGTACCCGACGCACCGTGGCCTGGTGGAGTCGATGCACATCTTCCggtcgggcgcgggcgaggcCCCGGCCGTGATCCGGGCGGCGCTGGCCAAGGCGCTGGCCTTCTTCTACCCGCTGGCGGGCCGCATCGTGGAGGGGGAGCAGCCGGGGCGCCCCGCCATCCGCTGCACCGCCGACGGCGTCTACTTCGCGGAGGCCGAGGCGGACTGCAGCCTGGAGGACGTGCGCTTCCTGGAgcggcccctgctgctgcccaagGAGGACCTCGTGCCTTACCCCGGCGACGACCGCTGGCCCGTCGAGCCGCACAACACCATCATGATGATGCAG ATCACCAAGTTCACCTGCGGCGGCTTCGTGATGGGCCTGCGGTTCAACCACGCGTCGGCGGACGGCATGGGCGCGGCGCAGTTCATCAACGCGGTGGGGGACATGGCGCGGGGGCTGGCGGAGCCGAGGGTGCTGCCCGTGTGGCACCGGGAGAAGTTCCCGGACCCGAGCATCAAGCCAGGCCCGCTCCCGGAGCTGCCCGTGCTGGCGCTGGACTACGTCGTGCTCGACTTCCCCACGGCCTACATCGACGGGCTCAAGCGGGAGTACAAGGCGCACAGCGGCAGGTTCTGCTCCGGCTTCGACGTGCTCACGGCCAAGCTCTGGCAGTGCCGCACCCGGGCGCTGGCCCTGGACCCGGCCGCCGAGGTCAAGCTCTGCTTCTTCGCCAGCGTCCGCCACCTGCTCAAGCTCGACCGGGGGTACTACGGCAACTCCATCTTCCCCGTCAAGATGTCCGCGCCGGCCGACAAGGTGCTGGCCTCCTCGCTCGTGGAGGTGGTCGACATCATCCGGGAGGCCAAGGACAGGATGGCCGTCGAGTTCTCCCGCTTCGCTGGGGAGGAGACGGACCAGGACCCGTTCCAGATGACCTTCAACTACGAGTCCATCTACGTCTCCGACTGGAGCAAGCTCGGCTTCTCCGAGGTCGACTACGGCTTCGGCCCGCCCATCTTCGCCGGCCCGCTCGTCAACAACGACTTCATCGCCTCCGTCGTCTTCCTCAAGGCGCCGCTCCCGCTCGACGGCACCAGGATGCTCGCCAGCTGCGTCACCAAGGAACACTCCGAGGAGTTCGCCCGTGGCATGAAGGAAGACCTGCCCTGA